AGGCTATTGCAAATTTATAAAAAATGCAATAGCCTCGTAAATAATGTTATTTTACAGAATAGTGTCTTTCAAGTACTTTTATCAAATCAACAAAATCTTTTGTACCTGCAGTTTCGCACGAAGAGTGCATTGCAAGTTGTGGAAGACCTATATCAACTGATGGAATAGATACTTGTGATATAGAGATATTTCCAAGTGTTGATCCCCCTAATACATTTGAATGATTTTCAAAACATTGATAGTTAACTCCGCTTTCTTTGCATAGAGCTATAAATTTAGCAGCAGTTACAGAGTCTGTTGTATACTTTTGACTTGGACTAAATTTAATAGCTGGCCCCTGGTTTATCATTGTTAGATTATTCATATCATAAGATTCAGTATAATTTGGGTGTAATGCATGAGCATTATCAGCACTTATAACAAAACTTCTTTCTAAAGATTCATATAACCAGTTTTCAGATAATTTAAGATCCTCTCTAATTTTTGTTAAAACAGTAAATAAGAAGTCTGAATTTGCACCCATATATGATAAAGATCCTACCTCTTCGTTGTTAAATATAAGAGCCATTGCTACCTCATTAACTTTAGAATTTATTAGAGCTCTAACTGATGCATAAGCACATTCTAAGTCATCAAGTCTAGGTGAACTTATAAATTCATTATTTGTTCCCCACACATATGGTTTAGCTGCACTGCATACAAAAAGATCATGAGATACTATCTCTCCATCAATATTAAATTCCTCTTTTATTGATTTTAAAAGATCAATCTCTCCTAGTCCTAAAATTGGTACTATATCCTTTGCTGCTTTATATTCATATCCATTATTAATCTGTCTATTAAAATGTATTGCAAGATTTGCTATCATTACATTTGGTTTATCATAATCAATAAGTTTAGTCTTAACATTATTTTCTTTATCAAGATAAGCTACTCTTCCTGCCAATTTTAATGGAACATCAAAAAATGTAGAATGTATCATTCCGCCATATGGTGCAACATTTAATAGAGTATAACCTTGTTTATATATAACTGGATTAGCTTTTACTTTATAACATGGTGAATCAGAGTGAGCACTTGCTAATCTGAATGAACCAAAATTCTCATTCTCTGGAACTTTAAAAGCTATTATAGCTGAATCATTTCTAACTTTATAGTATGATCCTCCTCTTTCTACAGTTACTCCTTCATTTAAATTTTTAAATCCTGCTTTATCAAGCATCTCCTTTAAATTACTTACTGCATGAAAAGCTGTACTGCTTTTTTCAATAAAATTCATAAAGTTTTTAATTTCCATCTATCTCTCCTCTTTTTACGTTGTACTTTCACTACCTATTCTATCATACTTTTTGTAAAATCTTCTAAAATTCTACCTTTATTTTTATAAGAAAATAAAAAAAGCTGTCACATTTATAAAACTATAAAAATAAAATTCTCTAAGCTATCAATTCTTTCTATTTATCTTGCTTACAGAAAGAAAATTTGAAACTCACTTCGTTTAAACAGTCAAATTTTCAGTATTCTGTTTCGCTGCATAAATTACGAAATAATTTCTAATGCCCAAGAATTTTATTTCTACATATTTGCAACAGCTTTTTTTACTACTCTACTTTATTTTTACTTTCATGAAATATCTCACTTAAAGTAACTACATTTTGAAGTTCACTTGGAATTATTATCTTTGTTGCCTTTCCATCAGCAACCTTTCCCATTGCTTCCATTCCTTTAAGTGCTAAGACAGCTTTATCAGCACCAGCCTCTTTTAAAAGTTTTATTGCCTCTGCCTGAGCTTTCTGTACTTTTAATATCGCTTCTGCTCTACCTTCAGCTTCTCTTATCTGAGCTTCTTTTTTAGCTTCAGCCTGAAGAATTGCTGCCTCTTTTTCTCCTTCAGCTACAAGAATTGAAGATTTTTTTTGCCCTTCTGCTCTTAATATAGCCTCTCTTCTCTCTCTTTCAGCTTTCATCTGTTTTTCCATTGCGTCCTGAATCTCTGCAGGTGGAATAATATTTTTAAGTTCAACTCTATTAATCTTTATTCCCCATGGGTCAGTTGCTTCATCTAAGATTGCTCTCATCTTTGTATTTATTGTATCTCTGGAAGTTAAAGTATGATCCAGTTCAAGTTCACCAATAATATTTCTTAATGTAGTAGCAGTAAGATTTTCAATTGCATTTAAAGGTTTTTCAACTCCATAAGTATATAGCTTTGGATCTGTTATCTGAAAATATACTACAGAGTCTATCTGCATAGTTACATTATCCTTGGTTATAACTGGTTGAGGTGGAAAATCTAAAACCTGCTCCTTTAAAGATACTTTTTTTACTATTCTATCTAAAAAAGGCACCAGAACATTTAGTCCCACATCCCATGTAGTAAGATATGCACCTAATCTCTCTATAACATATGCTTGAGACTGAGCTACGATTCTTACATGAAGAGCTATTAAAATAATAATTATCAATATAAGTAAAAATATTAAAAAAAACATAACTTCCCCCTTTTGCTATCTTTCATCAACTGGGATCAATACAAGTTTGTTTCCAGTTATCTCTTTAACTATAGCAATATCTCCAATATTAAATGAGTAATCTCCAATTGCTTCCCAGTATTTGCCATCCAGTCTTACATTATAAATTATCGAGTCTCCTCTGTTTTTGATACTCTCTATTTTTACCTTTTTAGATGTAATTCTATCAAGTTCTTTACTTCTTCCTTTCATGTGTTTAACTGCTACTCTTCTTATAAGGAAAAGAAATAGTGCAGAAGTGATAACAAAAATTCCTATTTGAACTTTTAGAGAAAAATCAGTAAAAAACATTGTAATAAAAGCACCTATAGCAAACCATATAGACACCAAACCAAAATTTATAAGTTCAATTCCCAGGAGAACAACTCCAATAATAAACCATGTTAGCATTGTCATAACAACTTCTCCTTAGTCTTTTCAATAATATTAAGCTAAATTAGCCTTTTCAAATCCTATTTTAACACTGTCTCCTTCAACTGATACCCCTTCTGATACTGTAATTGGGAGTTTTTGTTCTGGAGAAAATCCAATAGTTTCACCATCATTTAATTTTACGTCAGAGACTATTACATAGTTAGCCACATCAATTAAAAAATCAAATACATCTGTAAAATCAATATCGGAATCTACTATCTCAATCTCTTTTTTATCAAAAAAATTCATCCCTTCAGTGTAACCACATATTCCATTATCTGTCTTGTAAAAACCAAAATAAACAAGATCTAATAGAGGAAATTCATTCTCTTTTATCTCCTGTGCTATATCAATATACATCTTTGCTTCCATAACTGTTGGATAAACATATATACCTATAGCCTTTTCCATCATTAAAGCTGCAGATGCAATTTTAACAAATAATTTTCCAGTTTTTACTGGATCCTTTCCTCCACTTATTTCAGCAATTAGATGAGTATTATGCTTTTTTACCTCCTCAACTGCTTTTTCCCAGAAAAGATTATTCTTTGCACATTTTTCCGCTTCACCCTCTGGAACTACTCCATCCATAAAGCTTAATTTTATAATATTATTTCCAACATTAAATAAAAGAGTATTATCTTTTTCCTCTCCATTTACATCAATATCCCATTCTGATTTTAAAATCTCTTTTAATTTTGTAAAATTAAATGTAGTCCCTTCATATAGGACAAATCCTCTCTTCATTTTTGTATTTTCCATATCATTCTCCTTCTGTTTCCCATGCAAAATCAATCAAATCTCCATCGATATCAGTTATTACAACTAATATTTCATCACTTAATTCTCCATCAAGTATAAAATCCCAAACAGCATAATCTTCATCACCTGGATACAATCCTATTCTTGAAAGATTTAAAAGAGAAAAAAGCTTATTTTCAAGTGAACAATTTTTAAACTTTACCTCTAGCAAGTCATCTAATTCCTCATCTTTAAACTTCAGTTCCTCAATATGATAGTCAATCCATTCTTTGACTATTCCTTTTTCCTTATAATTTTCATGTATCTCTCTTTCAATCTCTTTTCTAAAACTGGAAATTTTAGATACATAATTATCATAACTGATTATCCAATTTCTAGTCCCCAATACATTTTCCAAGTTTAAGTCTAAAATTATATCTCTATCTTGAAGATGAACTATAGTGTCATACTGTGATTTTCTTAAGTTAAGTTCCCCAAAAAACCTTATTTTCATTCATACACCTCAAATTATATGTAATATTTTTACAGCACAGAAGATATATAAACTCCATCTAATTCTCTTTGCTGACCTCATATATAAATTGTAACATAAAAAGTCCTCATCTGCTACTTAAAAGAGAAAAAGAGGATTTTTTTCTTTTAAATTATTAAATAATTCCCTATATATGGTAGAATAAAAGAAAAAGAAGGAAGGATTTAAAATGGAAAAGAAAATCAGAGTTACACTAAATAAAAGCATTGCTGAAATTTTAGAAACTGATGCAGCAAGCTTTAAAATTACTAAAAACTATCTAATAAACTATATCTTTGAACATTTAAAAGATGAAAAAATAGATGACTATCAGGAAATTCCAGAAGAAAAAACAGTTATCCAATTTAATCTTAATAAAAAGAATAGAGAGATATACTATGATTTTCTTCAGGAGAGAAAAATTCAAGTAGAAGCTGACTTTATAAGAAAGCTTATTCATAAGTATGCTCATCAGTCTAAAAGTAACAGAGAATTATTTGTATTTCAGGAAAATGTTGAGAGAATAAGATATGCTATTAAAGAAAAAAAAGTAATAAAGATAAGATTTGAAGATAAGAGACAGACAACAGTACTTCCATTTTATATTGGAACATCAAAATTAGAACTTGCCAACTATCTGTTTTGCTATGACTTTCAGGAAGATAAATATAAAAACTACAAGTTCAACCATATAGATGTCATTTATATTACTAAAGAGACACGAGAGTGGCAAGATAAAAATTTCATTGAAAATGTCATTAAAAATTTTGATCCCTTTTTATCAGAAGGAAAACGTATAAAAGCAATCTTAACACCATTTGGGAAAACTTTACTTGCAAATGTCGGTTTAAATAGACCTGAAACTCTCTCTGTCAATGGAGACGTATATGAGTTTAAATGCTCAGAGCATCAGGCAAAAAGATATTTTTCCTATTTTTTAGATGAAATAGAGATTTTGGAGCCTCTTTCTCTTAGAAATTGGTTTATTGAGAAATTTACAAATGCCTTAAAAAAGTATAACAAATAAAAAAAGGCTGTTGAACTTCTAAACCTGTAAAGATAAAATTCTTGGCATTAGAAATTGTTTCGTAATTTATGAAGCGAAACAGAATACTGAAAATTTGACTGTTTGAACGCAGTGAGTTTCAAATTTTCTTTCTGTAAGCAATATAAATAGAAAAAATTTATAGCTTAAAGAATTTTATCTTTTACAAATTAGCAACAGCCTCTTTTATCTAGAATTTAATTTCATTTAAAATTGAATATGCTAACTTTTCTTTACTCTCTTCTGGAAGAGTTTTTATATCATTCTCTCCCTTTATAATTAAAATCTCATTTGTTGATTTTTGCATATTATGAGCATTATTTGCAACTATCATATTAAGATTTTTTCTTTTGAATTTTCCAAGTGCATTTTCAACTATATTTTGTGTTTCAGCAGCAAAACCTACTAAAAACTGTTTATCTTTGATTTTTCCCATTTCAAATAGAATATCTGGGTTTCTATCTAAGACAATTACTAAATCTTCATCTTTTTTCTTTATCTTCTCAGTTGAATATGTCTTAGGTTTATAGTCTGCAACAGCAGCACAAGCAACTGCAACATCCACTGTTGGAAATACTTTTATAGCTGCTTCATACATCTCCTGTGCACTTCTTACCTGTGCAAATTCAGCAAGACCTTCAGGTCTAGGTAAGTCAGTAGGCCCAGATACCAAAGTCACTTCTCCACCCATTTTAACAGCTGCCTTGGCAAGAGAATAACCCATTTGGCCACTTGATCTGTTAGATAAATATCTAACTGGATCGATTGCTTCCTCTGTTCTTCCAGCAGTTATAAGAACTTTTTTCCCTTTTAATAATTGAGGAACTTCATTTTCTAACATATCATTCTCAATTATTGAGATAATCTCATTCTCGTCCTTCAATCTTCCTTTAGCATTTGTATTGCATGCTAAAAATCCTTCATCTGCTTCTATGAATTTATAACCATATTTTTTTAACTTCTCTACATTTTCCTTTAAAATAGGGTTATTATACATATTAACATTCATAGCAAGTGCAAAATAAACAGGTTTAACAGATGCTGAAATAACTGTTGATAACATATCATCTGCTATTCCATTAGCAACCTTTCCAACTATATTATAGGTAGCTGGAGCAATAAGTACTACGTCTGCCCATTCAGCAAGAGATATGTGTTCAACTTCAAAATGAGGTTTTTCATCCCACATATCAACATAGACTCTATTTTTAGATAAAGTCTCTAAAGTCAATGGAGTTATAATTTTAGTAGCATTTTCTGTCATTATAACCTTTACATTGTAACCTTTCTTTTTAAGTTTTGAAATTATATTTGCTGACTTATAAGCAGCTATTCCTCCTGTTACCCCAATTAGTATATTCTTCATATGTACTCCTTATAATGAGACTCTCTTTTCAGCATAAAAATCGTCTCTTAATTTTTTTAATTCCTCAATTTTTTTGTTTTTAAAGCCTTTTACTGTAAGTCTTGAGAAATCATAGTTTTTCATATCCTCAATATATTCAATCTTTTCTTCAGCAAGGTTATTTGTAAATTTCCTACTTTTTGCATAAATTTTTGTTACTTTTTCACCTTTATTCATATAAGTAACAATATCCCATTCAATGAAATCCTTTGACCAAAAGTCATCAAGCTTTGACTTTGCTTCATTTAAATTTTTCATATCAGTTGGAATTCCAGCTAAAATCTCTTTTGTAATGTCCTGTACATAGTGTACATTAGCATTTACAAGATACTCAACAAGTTCCTTAAATTTAGCAGAAACAAAAAATCTATCAAGTTCAATTTTATAGTAGTATTTCTCCCTAGTAATCGGTATATTATATCTTTCTAAAATTGACTTCAATCTATTACTTTCTTCCTTTGTTTCCTTTATATTCTTTTCAATCAATTCCATCTGCTTATTATTTAAATTTCCACCTGTTTGGTTAATTCTTTCAATCTCATTTATTAAGTCAGAAATTTCCTTATCCTTTCTAGAAATTGTTGCTTCTAAATTAGATATTTTTTCGTTTAATTTTTTCTCCACTTCATCATTTTTTTTGAATAGATTCTCTAAAAATTTAATAAATCCCATAAAACCCTCCAAAGAACTCTTACGTAAAAAACTAACAAACTAAAACCATATTCTCTCTATTACTTTTTAATTATTCCTTTAGTAATATATTCATCTATTGCTGGACGTACCACCTCACTATACAAAGTAGGTGCATACTTAAGAATTGGTTCTAATCTTTTAGTGACCATATCTTCAGTAACATCCCATTTTTTCCACGTATGTCCATCAGAAGTAAGATTTTGCATAAAGCCTTGAAATCTATCGAAAACATTGGCAAATTTTGATTCAGCTGTTTCCATATTTTCAAACTCAAGCCATAATTTTAAAAATTCTTTTCCCTGTTCTCCTGGCAATAGACCAAATATTTTTTCAGCTGCAGCCAGTTCTTTACGAAACTTTTCATCTTTGGAAAAATTTGAAAAGGCAGGTGTGTCATCACTATATACTTCAACAATATCATGGATTAGTATCATTTTTAATGCTCTCTCCATATTTACAGGTTCAACTTCCACATAATCTCCAAGGGTCATTGCACATAAAGCCATATGCCAGCTGTGTTCAGCGTCATTTTCACGTCTACTAGTATCTCCTAATATCACTGACTGCCTTAAAATAGTCTTAACCTTGTCAATTTCAAATAGGAAGTTCATCTGTTCTTTTAAATTATTCATATCTTCTTTCACCTAAACTATGTTATTTTTTTATTGTATAAATCAATATTTCCCCTTTTTCATTAGATAATACAAGCTTATCTTTATCAAATGATATCTTTGTCATATCATTTAGCATTGCTAAGTATTGAGCTTCAGCAATCATTGCATCTCTAGGTCCACTCATTCTTGTTGTTGCAAGAT
The sequence above is drawn from the Fusobacterium sp. DD2 genome and encodes:
- a CDS encoding SPFH domain-containing protein yields the protein MFFLIFLLILIIIILIALHVRIVAQSQAYVIERLGAYLTTWDVGLNVLVPFLDRIVKKVSLKEQVLDFPPQPVITKDNVTMQIDSVVYFQITDPKLYTYGVEKPLNAIENLTATTLRNIIGELELDHTLTSRDTINTKMRAILDEATDPWGIKINRVELKNIIPPAEIQDAMEKQMKAERERREAILRAEGQKKSSILVAEGEKEAAILQAEAKKEAQIREAEGRAEAILKVQKAQAEAIKLLKEAGADKAVLALKGMEAMGKVADGKATKIIIPSELQNVVTLSEIFHESKNKVE
- the coaBC gene encoding bifunctional phosphopantothenoylcysteine decarboxylase/phosphopantothenate--cysteine ligase CoaBC, which gives rise to MKNILIGVTGGIAAYKSANIISKLKKKGYNVKVIMTENATKIITPLTLETLSKNRVYVDMWDEKPHFEVEHISLAEWADVVLIAPATYNIVGKVANGIADDMLSTVISASVKPVYFALAMNVNMYNNPILKENVEKLKKYGYKFIEADEGFLACNTNAKGRLKDENEIISIIENDMLENEVPQLLKGKKVLITAGRTEEAIDPVRYLSNRSSGQMGYSLAKAAVKMGGEVTLVSGPTDLPRPEGLAEFAQVRSAQEMYEAAIKVFPTVDVAVACAAVADYKPKTYSTEKIKKKDEDLVIVLDRNPDILFEMGKIKDKQFLVGFAAETQNIVENALGKFKRKNLNMIVANNAHNMQKSTNEILIIKGENDIKTLPEESKEKLAYSILNEIKF
- a CDS encoding M18 family aminopeptidase, with the translated sequence MEIKNFMNFIEKSSTAFHAVSNLKEMLDKAGFKNLNEGVTVERGGSYYKVRNDSAIIAFKVPENENFGSFRLASAHSDSPCYKVKANPVIYKQGYTLLNVAPYGGMIHSTFFDVPLKLAGRVAYLDKENNVKTKLIDYDKPNVMIANLAIHFNRQINNGYEYKAAKDIVPILGLGEIDLLKSIKEEFNIDGEIVSHDLFVCSAAKPYVWGTNNEFISSPRLDDLECAYASVRALINSKVNEVAMALIFNNEEVGSLSYMGANSDFLFTVLTKIREDLKLSENWLYESLERSFVISADNAHALHPNYTESYDMNNLTMINQGPAIKFSPSQKYTTDSVTAAKFIALCKESGVNYQCFENHSNVLGGSTLGNISISQVSIPSVDIGLPQLAMHSSCETAGTKDFVDLIKVLERHYSVK
- a CDS encoding DUF2004 domain-containing protein, with the protein product MKIRFFGELNLRKSQYDTIVHLQDRDIILDLNLENVLGTRNWIISYDNYVSKISSFRKEIEREIHENYKEKGIVKEWIDYHIEELKFKDEELDDLLEVKFKNCSLENKLFSLLNLSRIGLYPGDEDYAVWDFILDGELSDEILVVITDIDGDLIDFAWETEGE
- a CDS encoding HD domain-containing protein, translating into MNNLKEQMNFLFEIDKVKTILRQSVILGDTSRRENDAEHSWHMALCAMTLGDYVEVEPVNMERALKMILIHDIVEVYSDDTPAFSNFSKDEKFRKELAAAEKIFGLLPGEQGKEFLKLWLEFENMETAESKFANVFDRFQGFMQNLTSDGHTWKKWDVTEDMVTKRLEPILKYAPTLYSEVVRPAIDEYITKGIIKK
- a CDS encoding NfeD family protein — protein: MTMLTWFIIGVVLLGIELINFGLVSIWFAIGAFITMFFTDFSLKVQIGIFVITSALFLFLIRRVAVKHMKGRSKELDRITSKKVKIESIKNRGDSIIYNVRLDGKYWEAIGDYSFNIGDIAIVKEITGNKLVLIPVDER
- a CDS encoding WYL domain-containing protein → MEKKIRVTLNKSIAEILETDAASFKITKNYLINYIFEHLKDEKIDDYQEIPEEKTVIQFNLNKKNREIYYDFLQERKIQVEADFIRKLIHKYAHQSKSNRELFVFQENVERIRYAIKEKKVIKIRFEDKRQTTVLPFYIGTSKLELANYLFCYDFQEDKYKNYKFNHIDVIYITKETREWQDKNFIENVIKNFDPFLSEGKRIKAILTPFGKTLLANVGLNRPETLSVNGDVYEFKCSEHQAKRYFSYFLDEIEILEPLSLRNWFIEKFTNALKKYNK
- a CDS encoding DUF4261 domain-containing protein, whose amino-acid sequence is MENTKMKRGFVLYEGTTFNFTKLKEILKSEWDIDVNGEEKDNTLLFNVGNNIIKLSFMDGVVPEGEAEKCAKNNLFWEKAVEEVKKHNTHLIAEISGGKDPVKTGKLFVKIASAALMMEKAIGIYVYPTVMEAKMYIDIAQEIKENEFPLLDLVYFGFYKTDNGICGYTEGMNFFDKKEIEIVDSDIDFTDVFDFLIDVANYVIVSDVKLNDGETIGFSPEQKLPITVSEGVSVEGDSVKIGFEKANLA